Genomic window (bacterium):
AGAGCATCAGGCCGCGTCGGTAGGCTTCCGCGTCCGCGCCCCAAACCTTGGCGATTTCCTCGAGCTTGATGCGGAAGCGAGGGATGTAGCTTCCATATCCCACGATTCCAACTGTTCCCCTCTGTGCCATTCGTCCTCCGTTGCTTGGGCATGAGGATCATTTTCAGAAACAGGAGCGGCGGAAGAGTCCCGCCTCTCGCATGATTTTCAAAAAGATAGCAAACCCAGAAATGTTTGTCAACTCATCCGGTACGCCCGTTATCGCCGAATATCGGGATGTTAGGCATCCTTCAGAATGCGAAATAATTCACACTCTACTTAGCGAAGTGCGGCGTGGAACTTGGGTTGATCTACAAACGAGGCAGGATATTCGAGCTCGCGCAGATAGCGGTCGCCCGCTTTCTTGATCTGCGGGAAGATGAGTCCTCGGCCAAGCGGGAACGGCAGCATCCGCTTTTCGATCTCGGCTCGCAACGGATCCTCGAAACACAGACCCTCGCGGAGCTCGGCCGCCTTGACCTTATCACCGGCGGCTTTGATGTTTCCAATTCGTCCGAGCAGTTCCTCAACCTGATCGTCAATCGCCGACAGGTTGATCTGGAACTTGCGCACGCCGCCTTCCGTTACCTCCTCCACTCCGCCCTTCTCGCGGAAGAAGTGGTACATCAGGTTGCGGGCCTTGACGTGCGCCTGCTCGGGCCGGAAGCGAAGTCCCTGCACCATGCTGATTAACATGCCGTAGTGTCCCGCGGCGGCCATCTGACCGCTGATGATTCCTTCCTGAGCAATGCGCGTCATGGCGAACATCGCGAAAAGCTCGGCGCGAGCTTCTTCCAGAGGAGAATACTCGGCTTCGAGATAGTCGCGGGCTTGCTTGGCCTGATGATTGGGATCCATCGCGCCGGTCGTGTGTCCGAGCTCGTGCAAAGCCGAATGAATCTGCGAGGCTTCGAACAGGATCTCGCCATATTTCTCGAAGGCGGTCGTGGTCAGAAACTCCTTCGCCACCAGTTCCCCCGACAGGCTGTGCACGGCCTTGCCGGTGTTGCGATAGACCATGTTGACCGAGCCGAGGTTCGAGACCACCCAGTCGTCGTTGGGCAGTGATTGCGCTATAATCGTCATTGGGCTGTTGACGTAGTCGCCGCTCCAGTTCAATACGTCCACGAATCGCAGATAGGGCAGCGTGGATGGATCAATCTTCGTCTTCCTATGCTGCCACGGGGCAGTCGCTTCGAGATGTGGCAGGCGATCTACGAATGACTTTAGGAGCGATTGCGCCTCCGCGTTCTCCACGATCACCGCTCCGGCCGCTTCACCGCGCGCGTTCTTCCAGTTGTCGAGATAGACTTCGAGCGCGGTGCTGAGAATTATGTCAATCGGAGCCTTGTGTCGAATCCACAGGTAGTCGGCGATGCGGCGGGATTCGCGCGTACCGTGGCGGAGCTCCTCGATCTTGCCGTCGAGATAGACGCGGAATTCCGGGTAGCGGCAGTGCTCGCGGGCGGCTTCGAGGTGAGCGATGATCGGTGCGAGCGTTGCGTGGTAATGGTCTTCATTGATGCGCCCGGCGATCTTACCGTTTTTGCGCTCGAACATCATGTTGACGACGTTGGCCGTTTCGCCTAAAGCAGCATACTCCTCCTCAGTCATGTCGGGCGGATAGAAACCGACTTTATCGGGCACGGCCAGACCGTCGAAGAAGAACTCCGCGGCCACTTCCAGATCAGCTTCGCACTGCTTGCCTGCTCGCTTGGCCAACGCCTTCACTTCCTCCGGTTTGAGACCGAGGAGATGATTCTTGCGCGGCAGGAGTGAGAAGGGGCTGTTTTGCAGGTGGAGCAGCGTCTCGTAGCTCGCCAGTGCAGATTTCTGCTCAGCGGAAGCAACCTTCATCAGCTCGCGCAGCACTCGCAACACGAGAAACGTTTTCGGCTCGTACTGATCGCGATAGACGGGATTCATCAGGCTGACGGCATCGGACAGGTGTCCGAGGAGCTGCACGTCTTCGTCGGTGAATCCGTCGAGCGAGAAATCCACTTGGACGAGTGCCGCCTGCCGGGTCGGCTCATCCTTCTGCTGGTAGGGGATGTAGGTGATGGAAGACACGGGGAAAGACCTTTCTATGAGGAAGGAAAGCAGAGAATTACGTTGAATTCTGGGTTCCGCTATTCGCTTGGAACCGAATTGCCGGAGCGAATCTGGAGATTCGCCGCCGCAGTTCCCGTTAGATTCTCTACGTGCGTCTTAGTACCGGCCGGGTTGCGCACGGCGAAATCCTACCACTGTGAAATATCTCAGCGCTTAACCCGGCTCGGCGAGCATTCTTATATGGCCTCAAGTTAGCACACGCGAAGTTGGCAATCAAGCGAGATGGTTCCGGGCACGCGGGGACTCATGCCTCGGCGATTTGAAGAATCCCTCCTGGGTCGGGGCTCTGCCCCGACATTGTCGGGCCGGAGGCCCGACCTAAGGTGAAAGAGGTATTCCCTCATCCTTCATCCCTCATCCCTTCCTTAGTCAGCCACTCCCACCATAAACTTGAGGTACTCGGTTTCGGGCATGGCGGCGAGGACGGGATGGTCGGGGGATTGGCCGCCACGGGCTATGAAGCGAAGGTTTCTGTCGGCTTTTCGGGCGGCTTCGCGGAGGCTTTCGAGCCAAGAATCAACATGAACCAATCCTGAGCAACTGGCCGTGGCAAGGATACCTCCGGGAACGAGCCAGCTCATCGCGCGGGCGTTCAAATCACGGTAGGCGCGGAGGGCGGCGGGGACGTTCTTGCGGCCCTTGGCGAGAGCCGGAGGATCGAGAACTACCACCTCGAACGTGCCAGATGGGGACTTCACGAACTCGAAAACGTCCGCCCGCTCGACCGTCACCCGATCCGCAAAGCCATTCCGCCGGGCATTCTCGACAATCAAATCAAGTGCAGCCTGTGAGGAATCCACGAAGGTCACGTGCCCAGCCCCGGCCCTCAGCGCATACATCCCAAATCCGCCCGAATAGCTGAACAGGTCGAGAATCCGGTCGCCGGGCCGCACGAACGAGGCCAGCATCCGCCGATTCCAACGCTGATCGAGAAAGAAGCCCGTCTTCTGCCCGTGAAGAGGATCAATGGCGAAGGTGAGTCCATCCTGCTCCACCGCAATCAAGCCCTCCAGAGATCCATACGCAACCTCGCGATAGATCCGAATACCTTCGAGCTCGCGGACGGCAGCATCATTGGCCGCGACAATCGCTTGCGGCGCGAACATTTCTGAAAGGAGGCTCACGATCACAGGCAACAGCCCGTCCATCCCGGCCGTGTTGGACTGCAAGACCAGCACACCACAAAAACGATCCACGATCAAACCCGGCAGGCCGTCCGACTCGCCGTAAATCAGGCGGCAGATCTTTTCGCCCGGCAGCAGCCGCTCACGCAGAGCCGCCGCCGCTGCGATCCGCTCGCGGAGAAAGCTCTCCCCGATCTCAACTCGGTCATGCGAAAGCAGCCGCACCGCGATGAGGCTGTGCGGATTGACCGTCCCCACGCCCACAAACCGGCCCCTATGATCCAGTACCTCGACGGACGCGCCGGGCTCAAGCTCCTGGAAGCCGTCCTCCAGTTCGTTCGAGAAAATCCAGAGATGACCAGCCCGCAGACGCTTGTCGGCCCCCGCCCTCAGCCGGACGGTCGGAACAGCGGTGGATTCGGAAGGTGGATTATCTATCTGCACAATGCCTGTAATCCTATAGAAGAAATGATGTTAGCCTACCCTCTTCGAGGCAGGAATGGCTTGCATTTGAGCCGTAAGCCGATTATATTGTAAAAATTGAAGAATCAAAGGCAACTCTTTGGGCAACATCCGGTGAATATTTTCCACACCGTAATCCTCACGGCCCGCCCCGCCGCCGGAAAGAGCGAGGTCATTGACTTCCTGAAGAAGCTCGATCCCGCCCGGCGGCGAGAGGAATTCCACGTGGGCGACATCGTCGAGATTGACGACTTCCCCTACATCTGGGAGAAATTCGAGGAAGACAAGATTCTCCAGCGAGCCGGACGGCAGCGCATCTGGACCGACGATCGGCTGTACTTCAAGGAAGATTGGGCATGGGATTTTTTCCTGCTCAAGATGAATCTCGCCTTCGAGAAACACCTCGCACAGGGAGACGAAGACAAGACGGTGCTGTTCGAATTCGCGCGGGGAGGAAAGAACGGCATTCGACACGCGCTCGACGTCGTCTCCCCTGAAGTGTTGAAGCGCGCGGGCATCCTCTATATCCAAGTCTCCTACGAGGAATCGGTTCGCAAGAACCGCCGCCGCTTCCGTCCCGAACTGGCTCACTCCATTCTCTTTCACAGCCTGCCCGACGAGAAGATGGAGCTCTACTACAAAGAAAATGACTGGGACAAGTTAGCCACCGGACTCGATGGGACACTTGGCGCGCAGGGAATCTCCGTTCCCTATTCGGTTCTGGTGAACGAGCCGGAGGTCACGGATACACCGGAACATCTCGCCCAGCCGCTACAGGACGCGCTGGATCGGCTGTGGAAACGACATCGCAGATAACAACTCCGAACCGTCGTTCGGCTTCATCAGCGGGCCAGCGACCGGTTAACCGTAGGAGATAGGATCATGCTTCCGTTCAAGAAAATCCTCTGCCCGATTGATTTCAGCGAACCGTCACACGAGGCGCTGAAGGTGGCATCGGAACTGGCGATGAAGTTCGAGGCAGAGCTGACGGTAATTCATGCGATCCCGGATATTCCGAAAGCGACGCCCCCGGATCCCGCCATCGAGGCTACAGAAACCTATCTGCAATATCAGAGGGAACTCGAAAGGGATTCACAGAGACTGCTTAGCGATGCCGTTCATCGTTTTACATCTCACGAACTGAAGGTTCGCGAGATCATCGAGAGCGGTGATGCGGCTCTGATCGTAGCCAAGATCGCCGAGGAAGAAGACGCCGATCTGGTGGTGCTGTCCACGCATGGCCGCACCGGCTGGCG
Coding sequences:
- a CDS encoding universal stress protein is translated as MLPFKKILCPIDFSEPSHEALKVASELAMKFEAELTVIHAIPDIPKATPPDPAIEATETYLQYQRELERDSQRLLSDAVHRFTSHELKVREIIESGDAALIVAKIAEEEDADLVVLSTHGRTGWRRFVFGSVAERIVRHAQCPVLTIQTPHIAE
- a CDS encoding class I SAM-dependent rRNA methyltransferase is translated as MQIDNPPSESTAVPTVRLRAGADKRLRAGHLWIFSNELEDGFQELEPGASVEVLDHRGRFVGVGTVNPHSLIAVRLLSHDRVEIGESFLRERIAAAAALRERLLPGEKICRLIYGESDGLPGLIVDRFCGVLVLQSNTAGMDGLLPVIVSLLSEMFAPQAIVAANDAAVRELEGIRIYREVAYGSLEGLIAVEQDGLTFAIDPLHGQKTGFFLDQRWNRRMLASFVRPGDRILDLFSYSGGFGMYALRAGAGHVTFVDSSQAALDLIVENARRNGFADRVTVERADVFEFVKSPSGTFEVVVLDPPALAKGRKNVPAALRAYRDLNARAMSWLVPGGILATASCSGLVHVDSWLESLREAARKADRNLRFIARGGQSPDHPVLAAMPETEYLKFMVGVAD